The following coding sequences lie in one Sphingomonas sp. M1-B02 genomic window:
- a CDS encoding YbjN domain-containing protein — MMLDEAEYDRDDAAPIDMLENYFSAHGWTHTREDEEIVAKVKGSWTEYELRAIWREDDGVLQFLAFPDIRVPDERRAALYETIGLVNEQLWIGHFELWSASGILLFRHAAMVDGSGEPTLTLAQAELLVESAIDECERFYPVFQFVLWGGKSPADAIAAALIETQGEA; from the coding sequence GTGATGCTCGACGAGGCGGAGTATGACCGCGACGACGCCGCGCCCATCGACATGCTCGAGAATTATTTCTCGGCGCATGGCTGGACCCACACGCGCGAAGACGAAGAGATCGTCGCCAAGGTAAAGGGCAGCTGGACCGAATATGAGCTGCGCGCGATCTGGCGCGAGGATGACGGCGTCCTCCAGTTCCTGGCCTTCCCCGACATCCGCGTTCCGGACGAGCGCCGCGCTGCGCTTTACGAGACCATCGGGCTGGTCAACGAGCAGCTCTGGATCGGCCATTTCGAGCTCTGGTCAGCCAGCGGCATCCTGTTGTTCCGCCACGCCGCGATGGTGGACGGTAGCGGCGAACCGACGCTGACGCTCGCCCAGGCCGAGCTGCTGGTCGAGAGCGCGATCGACGAGTGCGAGCGCTTCTACCCTGTCTTCCAGTTCGTCCTGTGGGGCGGAAAGAGCCCGGCCGACGCGATTGCCGCCGCGCTGATCGAGACGCAGGGCGAGGCCTGA
- a CDS encoding accessory factor UbiK family protein → MQTDNRLFDDFVKFVNGAAGTAAGMAREAESATRERAREWLGGLDFVARDEFEAVKAMAAAARDEADALKLRINALEAQLAAKAAKPPKPQAPA, encoded by the coding sequence ATGCAGACCGACAACCGCCTGTTCGACGATTTCGTGAAGTTCGTGAACGGCGCGGCGGGTACCGCAGCCGGCATGGCGCGCGAGGCCGAGTCCGCAACGCGCGAGCGCGCCCGCGAGTGGCTGGGCGGGTTGGATTTCGTCGCCCGCGACGAGTTCGAAGCCGTGAAGGCGATGGCCGCCGCCGCGCGCGACGAGGCCGATGCGCTCAAGCTGCGTATCAATGCGCTCGAGGCCCAGCTCGCTGCAAAAGCAGCCAAGCCCCCCAAGCCGCAGGCCCCTGCTTGA
- a CDS encoding TspO/MBR family protein, giving the protein MREIASKGQLRLAFLRWAVVTVPFILLLGFTAGRLAPSGDDNPWFVALTKPDIMPPGIAFPIAWAIIYVLLGLALAMVINARGSRFRGPALLAFALQLVINLAWAPVFFGLHQVVTALFMIAALIVLVLLTFLLFWRVRKGAALLLLPYFAWLCFAFALLYQLHMLNPNASSLVPSRSADQIRII; this is encoded by the coding sequence TTGAGGGAAATCGCGTCTAAGGGCCAGTTGCGGCTCGCTTTTCTTCGCTGGGCGGTGGTCACGGTACCTTTCATCCTGCTGCTCGGCTTCACTGCGGGCCGGCTAGCGCCGAGCGGCGACGACAATCCCTGGTTCGTCGCATTGACCAAACCCGACATCATGCCGCCCGGGATTGCCTTCCCGATTGCCTGGGCGATCATCTATGTCCTGCTGGGACTCGCGCTGGCGATGGTGATCAATGCCCGCGGATCGCGCTTCCGTGGTCCGGCGCTGCTGGCCTTCGCCCTCCAGCTCGTCATCAACCTCGCCTGGGCTCCGGTCTTCTTTGGCCTGCATCAGGTAGTGACCGCATTGTTCATGATCGCGGCGCTGATCGTGCTGGTGCTGCTGACGTTCCTTTTGTTCTGGCGCGTGCGCAAGGGCGCGGCGCTCCTTTTGCTGCCTTATTTCGCCTGGCTGTGCTTCGCCTTCGCGCTGCTATATCAGCTGCATATGCTCAATCCGAACGCCAGCTCCCTTGTACCGTCGCGTTCGGCGGACCAAATCCGTATCATCTGA
- a CDS encoding TlyA family RNA methyltransferase: protein MAKQRADQMLVDRGLAESRTRAQALIMAGLVFAGDRKIEKPGQSLTEETILDVRGRDHPWVSRGGIKLAHALDHFGWDVTDMVAIDVGSSTGGFTDVLLSRGTARVYAVDSGTNQLAWKLRQDPRVIVHEQTSARVLTDAHIPEPVDLIVCDASFIGLAKVLEVPLGFARPGARLAALIKPQFEAGREEVGKGGVVRDPEIHSRVCREVSEWIAARGWRVIGVTQSPITGPEGNVEFLIGAIAP from the coding sequence ATGGCCAAGCAGCGCGCCGATCAGATGCTCGTCGACCGGGGGCTGGCCGAAAGCCGCACCCGTGCGCAGGCGCTCATCATGGCAGGACTGGTCTTCGCAGGCGACCGCAAGATCGAGAAGCCCGGCCAGTCGCTGACTGAGGAGACGATCCTCGATGTGCGCGGCCGCGATCATCCCTGGGTGTCGCGCGGCGGGATCAAGCTTGCGCACGCGCTAGACCATTTCGGCTGGGACGTGACCGACATGGTGGCGATCGACGTAGGCTCGTCGACCGGTGGTTTCACCGACGTCTTGCTCAGCAGGGGTACGGCGCGCGTTTATGCGGTGGATAGCGGCACCAACCAGCTCGCCTGGAAGCTGCGCCAAGACCCGCGCGTGATCGTCCACGAACAGACCAGCGCGCGCGTGCTGACCGACGCACATATTCCCGAGCCGGTCGATCTGATCGTCTGCGATGCAAGCTTCATCGGCCTTGCAAAGGTTCTGGAGGTGCCGCTCGGCTTTGCCCGTCCCGGCGCGCGACTGGCGGCGTTGATCAAGCCGCAGTTCGAGGCTGGGCGCGAGGAAGTGGGGAAGGGCGGGGTGGTGCGCGATCCGGAAATCCACAGCCGCGTATGCCGTGAAGTCTCAGAATGGATCGCTGCGAGGGGTTGGCGCGTCATCGGCGTGACTCAAAGTCCGATCACCGGCCCTGAAGGCAATGTCGAGTTCCTGATTGGGGCAATCGCCCCCTGA
- a CDS encoding RBBP9/YdeN family alpha/beta hydrolase translates to MSIFSPHDEHSPIVLTVPGLGGSGPSHWQTLWEQSRPDTLRVELGMWNTPHRNSWVTKLDQAIRQAQAPVVLVAHSLGCLAVAWWAELSPQPFGWPVAGALLVAPADVDRSNAPPELAAFHPTPTKPLPFPSIVVASSDDPWVAPEKARELAGAWGSFFVDAGPQGHLNAASGIGWWEEGQALLDRVLDAASDRTGKFRSAADARSLLAISATNAAQAHYLGAGA, encoded by the coding sequence ATGTCGATCTTCTCGCCGCATGACGAACATTCGCCGATCGTCCTCACCGTGCCAGGCCTGGGCGGCTCTGGTCCCTCGCACTGGCAGACGCTGTGGGAGCAATCGCGCCCCGACACGCTGCGAGTCGAATTGGGCATGTGGAACACCCCGCATCGCAACAGCTGGGTCACCAAGCTCGACCAGGCGATTCGCCAGGCGCAGGCACCGGTGGTGCTGGTCGCGCACAGCCTGGGCTGCCTTGCGGTCGCCTGGTGGGCCGAACTCTCGCCGCAACCGTTCGGCTGGCCGGTAGCAGGCGCGCTGCTGGTGGCTCCCGCCGACGTAGACCGTAGCAATGCGCCTCCGGAACTGGCGGCGTTCCACCCCACGCCGACCAAGCCCCTGCCCTTCCCGTCGATCGTCGTCGCCAGCAGCGACGATCCCTGGGTGGCCCCCGAGAAAGCGCGCGAACTGGCCGGGGCGTGGGGAAGCTTCTTCGTCGATGCCGGACCGCAGGGACACCTCAACGCTGCCAGCGGGATCGGCTGGTGGGAGGAAGGCCAAGCGCTGCTCGATCGGGTGCTCGACGCGGCATCGGACCGGACCGGCAAGTTCCGTTCCGCCGCCGATGCACGATCGCTGCTCGCGATCAGCGCGACCAATGCGGCGCAGGCGCATTATCTAGGGGCCGGCGCATGA
- a CDS encoding lysozyme inhibitor LprI family protein, translating into MQLLTLAPLALAMLAFAGPACADEAYTGCMSTARTNMDFATCGQAMLGRRRRAQSAMENRLCELDAPTRAALLAEQRLWIAFKDKSCVYWSGGAYGRKARPAIASLAVNA; encoded by the coding sequence ATGCAATTGCTCACCCTCGCGCCGCTGGCACTCGCCATGCTCGCCTTCGCCGGCCCCGCCTGCGCCGACGAGGCCTATACCGGCTGCATGTCCACCGCGCGCACCAACATGGATTTTGCGACCTGCGGCCAGGCGATGCTCGGGCGTCGCCGTCGTGCTCAATCGGCTATGGAAAATCGCCTATGCGAGCTTGATGCGCCCACCCGCGCGGCGTTGCTGGCCGAGCAACGGCTATGGATCGCCTTCAAGGACAAGAGCTGTGTGTATTGGAGCGGCGGCGCCTATGGCCGCAAGGCCAGACCGGCCATTGCTTCACTTGCGGTGAACGCGTGA
- a CDS encoding MerC domain-containing protein, translating to MPASLSLTRFWGGVDARFDRIAIGLSGLCLVHCLTTTILLTVISSAGALLDPAIHEVGLSLAIVFGIIALGKGLLSHGYMAPVLVGAFGIGIMGGALTLPHGDFEIFWTLVGVSLVALGHDLNRRATR from the coding sequence ATGCCAGCGAGTCTTTCACTCACCCGCTTCTGGGGCGGCGTCGACGCACGTTTCGATCGCATCGCGATCGGACTCAGCGGACTGTGCCTGGTCCACTGCCTGACGACGACGATCTTGCTGACGGTGATTTCGTCGGCCGGCGCGCTGCTCGATCCTGCGATCCATGAAGTGGGGCTGAGCCTGGCGATCGTCTTCGGCATCATCGCATTGGGCAAGGGACTCTTGTCGCACGGCTATATGGCCCCCGTGCTGGTCGGTGCGTTCGGCATCGGCATTATGGGCGGAGCGCTGACCCTGCCGCATGGCGATTTCGAGATTTTCTGGACGCTGGTCGGCGTCAGCCTCGTGGCACTGGGCCACGACCTCAACCGCCGCGCGACCCGCTGA
- a CDS encoding Fur family transcriptional regulator has translation MHAHDHHEHEGIHLTRAAQSTLERSGEQWTAMRERVFEALAGFTKPASAYDIAEAVSKAEGRRVAANSVYRILDLFVGANLARRVESANAYVANAHPDCLHDCIFLVCDSCGQTTHLDDDVITKGVRSAARSAGFAPVRPVIEVRGRCADCDS, from the coding sequence ATGCACGCGCACGACCATCACGAGCATGAGGGCATACACCTTACCCGCGCTGCGCAATCCACGCTCGAGAGATCGGGCGAGCAATGGACCGCGATGCGCGAACGCGTGTTCGAGGCGCTGGCCGGGTTCACGAAGCCAGCTTCGGCGTACGACATCGCGGAGGCGGTCTCGAAGGCCGAAGGCCGGCGTGTCGCGGCCAACAGCGTCTATCGCATCCTCGATCTGTTCGTCGGTGCGAACCTCGCGCGGCGAGTCGAGAGCGCCAACGCCTATGTCGCCAACGCGCATCCCGATTGCCTGCACGACTGCATCTTCCTGGTCTGCGACAGCTGCGGCCAGACCACCCATCTCGACGACGACGTCATCACCAAGGGCGTGCGCTCGGCAGCCCGCAGCGCCGGCTTCGCGCCCGTGCGCCCGGTGATCGAAGTCCGGGGCAGGTGCGCCGACTGCGACAGCTGA
- the dxs gene encoding 1-deoxy-D-xylulose-5-phosphate synthase — MADVPKTPLLDQAGTPEDLRKLKPADLRQLADELRAETIAAVGVTGGHLGSGLGVVELTTAIHYVFDTPRDRLIWDVGHQCYPHKILTGRRDRIRTLRMGGGLSGFTKRSESEYDPFGAAHSSTSISAALGFAIANKLNDKPGKAIAVIGDGAMSAGMAYEAMNNAEAAGNRLVVILNDNDMSIAPPVGGLSAYLARTVSSSEYLGLRSFAKRAMRKISKRVHNAAEKAEEFARGLATGGTLFEELGFYYVGPIDGHNLDHLIPVLENVRDSEHGPILVHVVTKKGKGYGPAEASADKYHGVQKFDVITGTQDKAPPGPPAYQNVFADQLIKDAERDSTIVAITAAMPSGTGLDRFGKAFPDRTFDVGIAEQHAVTFAAGLAAQGMRPFCAIYSTFLQRAYDQVVHDVAIQNLPVRFAIDRAGLVGADGATHAGSFDVTYLATLPNFVVMAAADEAELVHMTHTAALYDDGPIALRYPRGNGTGVALPQVAERLEIGKGRIVREGKTVAILSLGTRLAEALKAADALEARGLSTTVADLRFAKPLDEDLIRRLLTSHEVAVTIEEGAIGGMGAHVLTMASDQGLIDAGLKLRTLRLPDIFQDQDKPDKQYADAGLDADAIVATVLKALRYNESAVADGFRA, encoded by the coding sequence ATGGCTGATGTTCCGAAAACGCCGCTGCTCGATCAGGCCGGCACCCCCGAAGACCTCCGCAAGCTCAAGCCCGCAGACCTCAGACAGCTTGCCGACGAGCTGCGCGCGGAGACGATTGCGGCGGTGGGAGTCACCGGCGGGCATCTGGGCTCGGGCCTCGGCGTCGTCGAGCTTACCACGGCGATCCATTATGTCTTCGATACGCCGCGCGATCGGCTAATCTGGGATGTCGGGCACCAATGCTATCCGCACAAGATCCTGACCGGGCGGCGCGACCGCATCCGCACGCTGCGGATGGGCGGCGGGCTCTCGGGCTTCACCAAGCGGAGCGAGAGCGAATATGACCCGTTCGGCGCAGCGCATTCGTCGACCTCGATCTCGGCCGCTTTGGGCTTCGCGATCGCCAACAAGCTCAACGACAAGCCCGGCAAGGCGATCGCCGTCATCGGCGACGGCGCGATGAGCGCAGGCATGGCCTATGAGGCGATGAACAATGCCGAGGCCGCGGGCAACCGGCTGGTCGTGATCCTCAACGACAATGACATGTCGATTGCGCCGCCGGTGGGCGGGCTCTCGGCCTATCTGGCGCGGACGGTGTCGTCTTCCGAATATCTCGGGCTGCGCAGCTTCGCCAAACGGGCGATGCGCAAGATCTCGAAGCGGGTGCATAATGCCGCCGAGAAGGCCGAGGAATTCGCGCGCGGCCTCGCGACCGGCGGGACCCTGTTCGAGGAGCTCGGCTTTTATTATGTCGGGCCGATCGACGGGCATAATCTCGACCATCTGATCCCGGTGCTCGAAAATGTCCGCGACAGCGAGCATGGCCCGATCCTGGTCCATGTCGTCACCAAGAAGGGCAAGGGCTACGGCCCGGCCGAGGCGTCGGCCGACAAATATCACGGCGTCCAGAAGTTCGACGTCATCACCGGCACCCAGGACAAGGCGCCGCCGGGGCCGCCCGCCTACCAGAATGTGTTCGCTGACCAGCTGATCAAGGATGCCGAGCGCGATTCCACGATCGTCGCGATCACCGCGGCGATGCCCTCGGGCACCGGGCTCGACCGCTTCGGCAAGGCCTTCCCCGATCGCACCTTCGACGTGGGTATCGCCGAGCAGCACGCCGTCACCTTCGCCGCGGGCCTCGCCGCGCAGGGCATGCGGCCCTTCTGCGCGATTTACTCGACCTTCCTCCAGCGCGCTTATGACCAGGTCGTCCACGATGTGGCGATCCAGAACCTGCCGGTGCGCTTCGCGATCGACCGTGCGGGACTCGTTGGCGCCGATGGCGCGACACATGCCGGCAGCTTCGACGTCACCTATTTAGCGACGCTACCGAACTTCGTCGTGATGGCCGCGGCCGACGAGGCTGAGCTGGTTCATATGACCCACACCGCCGCGCTCTATGACGACGGGCCGATCGCATTGCGCTATCCACGCGGCAACGGCACCGGCGTGGCGCTGCCGCAGGTCGCCGAACGGCTCGAGATCGGCAAGGGGCGGATCGTGCGCGAGGGCAAGACCGTGGCGATCCTATCGCTGGGCACCCGGCTCGCCGAGGCGCTCAAAGCGGCCGATGCTTTGGAAGCGCGCGGGCTTTCGACGACGGTGGCCGATCTGCGCTTTGCCAAGCCGCTCGACGAAGATTTGATCCGCAGGCTGCTGACCAGCCACGAAGTGGCGGTCACGATCGAGGAAGGCGCGATCGGCGGGATGGGCGCGCATGTGCTGACGATGGCGAGCGACCAGGGGCTGATCGACGCCGGGCTTAAGCTGCGCACGCTGCGGCTGCCCGACATCTTCCAGGATCAGGACAAGCCCGACAAGCAATATGCCGATGCCGGGCTGGATGCCGATGCGATCGTCGCGACGGTGCTGAAGGCGCTGCGGTATAACGAGTCGGCGGTGGCGGACGGGTTTCGGGCCTGA
- the guaA gene encoding glutamine-hydrolyzing GMP synthase, protein MSIEHSESILIVDFGSQVTQLIARRVREAGVYSEIAPFTTAAEAFERMKPSGIILSGSPASVLEEGSPRVPQVIFDSGLPILGICYGQQVMMEQLGGTVQLGDSGEFGLAFIEIQDSCVLFDGLWAEGEKHQVWMSHGDKVTELAPGFRPVAVSPGSPFAVVADDARRYYATQFHMEVVHTPDGAKLLANFVRHVCGLEGQWTMAEFRAAKVAEIREQVGDCKVICGLSGGVDSAVAAVLIHEAIGSQLTCVFVDHGLMRSGEADQVVSLFRNHYNIPLVHVNAETLFLNGLAGLTDPELKRKFIGKTFIDVFDDEARKIGGAEFLAQGTLYPDVIESVSFTGGPSVTIKSHHNVGGLPERMNMKLVEPLRELFKDEVRALGRELGLPEIFVGRHPFPGPGLAIRIPGEVTKERCDILRKADAIYLEEIRNAGLYDAIWQAFAVLLPVRTVGVMGDGRTYDYVLALRAVTSTDGMTAVAFQFPGDFLPRVATRIVNEVRGINRVTYDYTSKPPGTIEWE, encoded by the coding sequence ATGTCGATCGAGCACAGCGAATCCATCCTCATCGTCGATTTCGGCAGCCAAGTGACTCAGCTCATCGCGCGCCGCGTGCGCGAGGCGGGGGTCTATTCCGAGATCGCACCTTTCACCACCGCCGCCGAGGCTTTCGAGCGGATGAAGCCCAGCGGCATCATCCTCTCGGGCTCGCCCGCGTCGGTGCTCGAAGAGGGCAGCCCGCGGGTGCCGCAGGTCATCTTCGATTCGGGGCTGCCGATCCTCGGCATCTGCTACGGCCAGCAGGTGATGATGGAGCAATTGGGCGGCACCGTGCAGCTCGGCGACTCGGGCGAGTTCGGCCTCGCCTTCATCGAGATCCAGGATAGCTGCGTGCTGTTCGACGGCCTGTGGGCCGAGGGCGAGAAGCATCAGGTGTGGATGAGCCACGGCGACAAGGTGACCGAGCTCGCCCCCGGCTTCCGCCCGGTCGCGGTCAGCCCCGGGTCGCCCTTCGCGGTCGTCGCCGACGATGCGCGACGTTATTATGCCACCCAGTTCCACATGGAGGTGGTCCACACCCCCGACGGCGCGAAGCTGCTGGCCAATTTCGTCCGCCACGTCTGCGGGCTGGAGGGCCAGTGGACGATGGCCGAGTTTCGCGCCGCCAAGGTGGCCGAGATTCGCGAACAGGTCGGCGACTGCAAGGTGATCTGCGGCCTCTCCGGCGGCGTCGATTCCGCGGTTGCCGCGGTGCTGATCCACGAAGCGATCGGCAGTCAGTTGACCTGCGTATTCGTCGATCATGGGCTGATGCGCTCGGGCGAGGCCGATCAGGTCGTCAGCCTGTTCCGCAACCATTATAATATCCCGCTCGTCCACGTGAATGCCGAGACCTTGTTCCTGAACGGGCTGGCCGGGCTCACCGACCCCGAGCTCAAGCGCAAATTCATCGGCAAGACCTTCATCGACGTGTTCGACGACGAAGCCCGGAAGATCGGCGGCGCCGAGTTCCTGGCGCAGGGCACGCTCTATCCCGACGTGATCGAGAGCGTCAGCTTCACCGGCGGGCCTTCGGTGACGATCAAGAGCCACCACAATGTCGGCGGGCTGCCCGAGCGGATGAACATGAAGCTCGTCGAGCCCTTGCGCGAACTGTTCAAGGACGAGGTCCGCGCGCTTGGCCGCGAACTGGGGTTGCCCGAGATTTTCGTTGGCCGGCACCCGTTCCCGGGGCCGGGCCTGGCGATCCGGATCCCCGGCGAAGTCACCAAGGAACGCTGCGATATCCTGCGGAAAGCCGACGCCATCTATCTCGAGGAGATCCGCAACGCCGGGCTCTACGATGCGATCTGGCAGGCGTTCGCGGTGTTGCTGCCCGTGCGCACCGTCGGCGTGATGGGCGACGGGCGGACCTATGATTACGTCCTGGCGCTGCGCGCGGTGACTTCGACCGACGGGATGACCGCGGTCGCCTTCCAATTCCCCGGCGATTTCCTGCCGCGCGTGGCAACCCGAATCGTCAATGAGGTGCGCGGGATCAATCGCGTGACCTACGACTATACCTCCAAGCCCCCGGGCACGATCGAGTGGGAGTGA
- a CDS encoding prolyl oligopeptidase family serine peptidase, with the protein MTIRYPDTRREDLVEEQFGLSVADPYRWLENDVRQDAEVAAWVASQNQVTNAYLATLPARDWFRTRIQQLFDYERFGLPQKKGSRYFYMHNSGLQNQAVLFVRDRLEGEGRVLIDPNGWSQDGATALAEWSPSENGAQLLYAIQDGGSDWRVAKLLDVATGEDTGDEVHGMKFALTAAWAKDGSGFFYARYPEVAEDEKFQALNQNHRIFFHRIGTPQSADRLVYETPAEPNRSHYPQISDDGHWLVITTSEGTDDRYQITLVDLNDPAWPTRTIIHGLNHHWSLAGNVGTRFFWTTNQHAPRMRIVTMDVAESDHPETHELVSEDEATLEGAAIVGGVLVASYLVDARTEIRRYGLDGSPMGLVELPGIGTASGFGGEPDDPETFFAFTSFNEPTTIYRHNIATGESIPWAAPRLLFDPVDYHVEQRFYASKDGTRVPMFLVHRKDVTGPAPTLLYAYGGFGISITPAFSSSRIAWMEQGGVIAVANIRGGGEYGKAWHDGGRLGNKQNSFDDFIAAGEYLIQQGITGPGQLAIQGGSNGGLLVGAVVNQRPDLFAAATPAVGVMDMLRFDRWTAGRYWVDDYGRPSEEKDYKRLHGYSPYHNVREGQDYPAILVTTADTDDRVVPGHSFKYTAAIQAVDLGAKPRLARIDTRAGHGSGKPTDKVIEEAADMWAFLAEWTGLKVG; encoded by the coding sequence ATGACGATCCGCTATCCCGACACCCGCCGCGAGGATCTGGTCGAGGAGCAATTCGGGCTGTCGGTCGCGGATCCCTATCGCTGGCTCGAAAACGACGTTCGCCAAGACGCCGAAGTCGCCGCCTGGGTCGCATCCCAGAACCAGGTCACCAACGCCTATCTCGCCACGCTGCCCGCGCGCGACTGGTTCCGCACCCGCATCCAGCAGCTCTTCGACTATGAGCGCTTCGGCCTGCCCCAGAAGAAGGGCAGCCGCTATTTCTACATGCACAATAGCGGCCTGCAGAACCAGGCCGTGCTCTTCGTCCGCGACCGGCTCGAAGGCGAAGGCCGTGTGTTGATCGATCCCAATGGCTGGTCGCAGGACGGCGCCACCGCGCTCGCCGAATGGAGCCCGTCGGAGAATGGCGCGCAGCTGCTCTACGCGATCCAGGACGGCGGCAGCGACTGGCGCGTCGCCAAACTGCTCGACGTCGCCACCGGCGAAGACACAGGCGACGAAGTCCATGGCATGAAGTTCGCGCTCACCGCGGCCTGGGCGAAGGACGGCAGCGGCTTCTTCTACGCGCGCTATCCCGAGGTCGCCGAGGACGAGAAGTTCCAGGCGCTCAACCAGAACCACCGCATCTTCTTCCACCGCATCGGCACGCCACAGAGCGCCGACCGGCTGGTCTACGAGACCCCCGCGGAGCCCAATCGCAGCCACTATCCGCAGATCAGCGACGACGGCCATTGGCTGGTCATCACCACCAGCGAAGGCACCGACGACCGTTACCAGATCACATTGGTCGACCTGAACGACCCGGCCTGGCCGACGCGGACGATAATCCATGGGCTCAACCACCACTGGTCGCTCGCCGGCAATGTCGGCACCCGCTTCTTCTGGACCACCAATCAACACGCCCCGCGCATGCGCATCGTCACGATGGACGTGGCGGAGAGCGACCATCCCGAGACGCACGAACTCGTCTCCGAGGATGAGGCCACGCTGGAAGGCGCCGCAATTGTCGGCGGCGTGCTGGTGGCGAGCTATCTGGTCGACGCCCGCACCGAGATCCGCCGCTATGGCCTCGACGGCAGTCCGATGGGCCTGGTCGAACTCCCCGGCATCGGCACCGCATCGGGCTTCGGGGGGGAGCCCGACGATCCCGAGACCTTCTTCGCCTTCACCAGCTTCAACGAGCCGACGACGATCTACCGGCACAATATCGCTACCGGCGAAAGCATCCCCTGGGCCGCGCCGCGCCTGCTGTTCGATCCCGTCGACTATCATGTCGAGCAGCGCTTCTATGCGTCGAAGGACGGCACGCGGGTCCCCATGTTCCTCGTCCACCGCAAGGACGTGACCGGCCCCGCGCCGACGCTGCTCTACGCTTATGGCGGCTTCGGCATCTCGATCACGCCGGCATTCTCCTCGTCGCGGATCGCCTGGATGGAGCAGGGCGGGGTGATCGCAGTCGCCAACATTCGCGGCGGCGGCGAATATGGCAAGGCGTGGCACGACGGCGGCCGCCTGGGGAACAAGCAGAACAGCTTCGACGATTTCATCGCCGCGGGCGAATATCTGATCCAGCAGGGCATCACCGGCCCGGGCCAGCTTGCGATCCAGGGCGGATCCAACGGTGGGCTGTTGGTCGGCGCGGTCGTCAACCAGCGCCCGGACCTGTTCGCCGCCGCCACCCCCGCGGTGGGTGTGATGGACATGCTCCGCTTCGATCGCTGGACCGCCGGCCGCTACTGGGTCGACGATTACGGCCGCCCCTCCGAGGAAAAGGACTATAAGCGTCTTCACGGCTATTCGCCGTATCACAATGTCCGCGAGGGGCAGGACTATCCGGCGATCCTGGTCACCACCGCCGACACCGACGATCGCGTCGTCCCAGGCCACAGCTTCAAATATACCGCGGCCATCCAGGCGGTCGACCTCGGGGCCAAGCCCCGCCTCGCCCGCATCGATACCCGCGCCGGGCACGGATCGGGCAAGCCGACCGACAAGGTGATCGAGGAGGCGGCGGATATGTGGGCGTTTCTGGCGGAATGGACGGGGCTGAAGGTCGGCTGA
- the rplQ gene encoding 50S ribosomal protein L17, translated as MRHRVGGRKLQRTSAHRIALFRNMSAALIKHEQITTTVAKAKELRPYIEKLITLAKKGGLSNRRLAHGRLLDDAQLIKLFDVLATRYADRNGGYTRVIKAGIRKSDASPMAIIEFVDRDVSAKGQDSGPVYSDDDFADAA; from the coding sequence ATGCGCCATCGCGTAGGCGGCCGTAAGCTTCAGCGGACCTCGGCCCACCGCATCGCTCTGTTCCGCAACATGAGCGCCGCGCTCATCAAGCATGAGCAGATCACCACGACCGTCGCCAAGGCGAAGGAACTGCGTCCCTATATCGAGAAGCTGATCACGCTGGCGAAGAAGGGTGGCCTGTCCAACCGTCGCCTCGCGCACGGCCGGCTGCTCGACGATGCGCAGCTGATCAAGCTGTTCGACGTGCTGGCGACCCGCTACGCCGATCGCAACGGCGGCTATACCCGCGTGATCAAGGCCGGCATCCGCAAGTCGGACGCCTCGCCGATGGCGATCATCGAGTTCGTCGACCGCGACGTCAGCGCCAAGGGCCAGGATTCGGGTCCGGTCTATAGCGACGACGATTTCGCCGACGCGGCCTGA